From Eptesicus fuscus isolate TK198812 chromosome 22, DD_ASM_mEF_20220401, whole genome shotgun sequence, a single genomic window includes:
- the LOC103291252 gene encoding cornifin isoform X2 gives MSSYQQKQPSIPPPQLQQQQVKQPCQPPPQEPFVPITKEPYPTKVPQPGPTKLPEPVHPKVPQPGQSKIPEPVPTKVIPGPAQQKTKQK, from the exons ATGAGTTCCTACCAGCAGAAGCAGCCCTccatcccacctccccagctTCAGCAGCAGCAGGTGAAACAGCCCTGCCAGCCTCCACCTCAAGAACCATTTGTTCCTATAACCAAGGAGCCATACCCCACCAAGGTTCCACAACCTGGCCCCACCAAG CTTCCTGAGCCAGTTCACCctaaggtccctcagcctggccagtctAAGATCCCTGAGCCAGTTCCTACAAAGGTTattcctggcccagcccagcagaAGACCAAGCAGAAGTAA
- the LOC103291365 gene encoding small proline-rich protein 2E: protein MSYQQQQCKQPCQPPPPCPPPKCPEPCPPPKCPEPCPPPKCPEPCPPQLCQQQCPPVQPPPPCQQKCPPKSN, encoded by the exons ATGTCTTACCAGCAGCAGCAGTGCAAgcagccctgccagccacctcCC CCATGCCCACCTCCAAAGTGCCCTGAGCCATGCCCACCCCCAAAGTGCCctgagccatgcccaccaccAAAGTGCCCTGAGCCATGCCCACCTCAGCTGTGCCAGCAGCAATGCCCACCTGTGCAACCTCCTCCACCATGCCAACAGAAGTGCCCACCCAAGAGCAACTAA
- the SPRR4 gene encoding small proline-rich protein 4 encodes MSSQQQQQQQQQQQQQHLPQKAQQHQVKQPCQPPPVKCQETCAPQTKDPCAPQAKKQCPPKGTAIPAQQKCPMAQQVPQSKQK; translated from the coding sequence ATGtcttcccagcagcagcagcagcagcagcagcagcagcagcagcagcacctgcccCAGAAGGCCCAGCAGCACCAGGTGAAACAGCCCTGTCAGCCACCGCCTGTCAAATGTCAAGAAACATGTGCTCCCCAAACCAAGGATCCATGTGCTCCACAGGCCAAGAAGCAATGCCCACCTAAGGGCACGGCCATCCCTGCCCAGCAGAAGTGCCCCATGGCCCAGCAAGTCCCCCAGAGTAAACAGAAATAA
- the LOC129147881 gene encoding cornifin-A-like, which produces MSSHQQKQPCTTPPQLQQQQVKQPCQPPPQEPCVPQTKEPCHTKVPEPCHTKVPEPCHPTVPEPCQPTVPEPCHTKVPEPCHPKAPEPCHPKAPEPCHTKVPEPCPSTVIPAPIQQTKQK; this is translated from the coding sequence ATGAGTTCCCACCAGCAGAAGCAGCCCTGCACCACACCCCCCCAGCTTCAGCAGCAGCAGGTGAAACAGCCCTGCCAGCCTCCACCCCAGGAGCCATGTGTTCCTCAAACCAAGGAGCCATGCCACACCAAGGTTCCTGAGCCCTGCCACACCAAGGTTCCTGAGCCCTGCCACCCCACGGTTCCTGAGCCCTGCCAACCCACAGTTCCTGAGCCCTGCCACACCAAGGTTCCTGAGCCATGCCACCCCAAGGCTCCTGAGCCATGCCACCCCAAGGCTCCTGAGCCATGCCACACCAAGGTTCCTGAGCCATGTCCCTCAACGGTCATTCCGGCACCAATTCAGCAGACCAAGCAGAAGTAA
- the LOC114233635 gene encoding cornifin-B-like: MSSHQKKQPCTTPPQLQQQQVKQPCQPPPQEPCVSKTKEPCHTKVPEPCHPKVPEPCHTKLPEPCHTKIPEPCHPKVPEPCHTKLPEPCHTKVPEPCHTKVPEPCHTKVIPAPVQQTKQK, translated from the coding sequence ATGAGTTCCCACCAGAAGAAGCAGCCCTGCACCACACCCCCCCAGCTTCAACAGCAGCAGGTGAAACAGCCCTGCCAGCCTCCACCCCAGGAGCCATGTGTCTCCAAAACCAAGGAGCCGTGCCACACCAAGGTTCCTGAGCCATGCCACCCTAAGGTTCCTGAGCCATGCCACACCAAGCTGCCAGAGCCATGCCACACCAAGATTCCTGAGCCATGCCACCCTAAGGTTCCTGAGCCATGCCATACCAAGCTGCCAGAGCCATGCCACACCAAGGTTCCTGAGCCATGCCACACCAAGGTTCCTGAGCCATGCCACACCAAGGTCATTCCAGCACCAGTTCAGCAGACCAAGCAGAAGTAA
- the LOC103291252 gene encoding small proline-rich protein 3 isoform X1 produces MSSYQQKQPSIPPPQLQQQQVKQPCQPPPQEPFVPITKEPYPTKVPQPGPTKVPQPGPTKVPQPGPTKVPEPYYPQNPQPGETKVPEPYYPQNPQPGQTKVPEPYYPQHPQPGNPVFPEKGHTKLPEPVHPKVPQPGQSKIPEPVPTKVIPGPAQQKTKQK; encoded by the coding sequence ATGAGTTCCTACCAGCAGAAGCAGCCCTccatcccacctccccagctTCAGCAGCAGCAGGTGAAACAGCCCTGCCAGCCTCCACCTCAAGAACCATTTGTTCCTATAACCAAGGAGCCATACCCCACCAAGGTTCCACAACCTGGCCCCACCAAGGTTCCACAACCGGGCCCCACCAAGGTTCCACAACCTGGCCCCACCAAGGTTCCAGAGCCATACTACCCCCAGAATCCTCAACCAGGCGAAACCAAAGTTCCAGAGCCATACTACCCCCAGAATCCTCAACCAGGCCAAACCAAAGTTCCAGAGCCATACTACCCTCAGCATCCTCAACCAGGCAACCCTGTGTTTCCTGAGAAGGGTCACACCAAGCTTCCTGAGCCAGTTCACCctaaggtccctcagcctggccagtctAAGATCCCTGAGCCAGTTCCTACAAAGGTTattcctggcccagcccagcagaAGACCAAGCAGAAGTAA